TGTAATTCCTTTTGTTTGCCCTTTGCAGCAATTAGTCACTTAGATAATATGTGATAACTGTTTTTGTCTGTTTTATTCGAATTGTTACTTATGCGCTATAGGGCTATATTGAACGAACGTTACTGAaagtattaaataaaatttaatttaagtcACCTCCAAAGGTAAAATTCATTAGAAATCACTAATGAAAGTTCAGGTTTTAGGTATTTGTCCTGAAATCCTGCTCCAGTCATGGCTCAACCAGTGCTTCTTTAATTTCCTTCGTTTTGAAGAAATCTGTAATTTCTTAGCATTCTCAGTTTTGTATCCTATTGAGTGTcttatgtattattttgttGCTATTTTCCGACATTTGGACGACCGGATTTGTACAATCACACATTCACCTGAGCTCCAAGAAATACTTGAGGTATTTGccgaaataattgtttttttaacccaatattaattttcagATGTGCGACATGAGCGAGTTTCGTTTAAGCGACCACATGCCCCTAATCGAGAAACTTACGAAATGTTACCGCAACACgcataaattataataaagcagaagttttgacaaaaatgtgtatttttatcCTTTCTATATACATTTGAACAAACTCAAATCGATCTAAACTtcttatcaaattaaaattaatcgcCGAATGCCGGAATGTTAGTCTTCGTGAATGTTAAACAGCTTCGCTACTTCATTCAGATCGTCATATTTCCTCTCATCCTTGAGAACCTGTCTGGCAATCGACATTCGATTAAACACATTCCACAGTACAATTCCTACAACCACATCATCCCTCAGATAAAAAATAACCCCTTTGCCGTAATCCTCCTTCTTGTCCTTCTTCTCCTCCTTGTGCTCAGTCTCGGCCCCAGTCTTCTGCTCTTGTGCTTCCATCTTCGACCTGATCCCTTCCCCGGTCTCCGTAACTACAGCCTTGGGCGTATCTTTATCCGAAGCTTTGGCAAAAACCCCAACAGTGGGAAGCGACGAATCGACAATTCCTATCGCTTCATACCCAACATCCGGCCCCAAATCCGACCAAAACATGCTTTGGTGGAGGTAGGGCTTAATCCCACCGGTCATATTCTCCCCAGCTAGGCGGCCAGTGACCACCGCATGGTCATGGTGCTCCACGCGTCGACGGCCCAACTTGACATCGTAAAAACACGCGCAATCGCCCGCAATGTACAAATTAGACCGAGCCATCAGCTCCGTATTAACCAAAAACCCTCCGAGCTCCGGATCAACTTCCAAACCGGATTTCTGCGCCAGCTCGGTGTTCGGTTCCACACCAACGGCCAGAATTACATTATCAACTCTTATCATTTTGCCATCGCTTAAAATTAGGACGAGCTTGCCGTCCTCGTGCTTCACTCCGATGACTTCGTTGTTGTTCACGACGTTAACACCCTCAGCTTTGACTTTATTAGTGGTCCAAGAACTGAGGTATTCGGGGAGGATTTTCCCCATGTTGCCATGCTCGCGGAAAACTTGGTACAccgttttcttttttctcttacCTTTGCGAGCTAAAGCGCAAGCTAGTTCGCTGCCAAGGAACCCACCACCAATTATTGCGATGGATTTTGACTCCTCGAAAGCATCGTAGACCTCCTCAAAGTCGTAGATGTTGCGGAACACTTTGACTTTTTCGTCGATTTGGGGGTCGGCACAAGCTGCCTCGAACACGTTGAGCATTTTTGGGGTAGCACCTGTGGCGATGAGGCACTTGTTGTATTCAATGGCGTAGCCGTCTTCGAGATAAGCAATTCGGTTGACGACGTCAAGACGGGTTACTTTGTAGCCTCGAGCTACGGCTACGCCCCCATTTTCGTTCTTTAGCAAGTCTTGACACTTGATATAAAAGTCTTCAGGCTCGTAGTAAAGGCTGGAAAAATCgttattgttgttttgttgTTGGCTGTGAGAAAAATTACTTTCGTTCCGATCCGTTCCACTGTTTAAAAATGAGCTTCTTGACTGATTCTTCGTCCTCATTGAACCACATTTCTTTCGATAACGGGGGACGCATGTAAGGGTGAAACGATTCATTTGTCACAACTAAAACCTGATCGATTGTTAGTATAGTGTTTGggtggttaaaaaaattacttttgcgGTTGGATCAGCTGATTTGATTGCACGGAAGGCTGCAAATGACGCAGTTCCGCCCCCGATCAGTAAATAAGGAACTTGATTTGGGATCTCTTTTGAATGTAGAGGGTCTTTAACAGGTGCTCTCTtagttttctttttctttgcCGCCACtatttttttcggtttgcTTTTATCTTCAAAGTATCCAACGTAATACAGCTAAAGGTTCagtgtgaaaataaaattataggcCATTTCGGGACgctttgcgtgtgcgtcatttttcaaataacaacATTACAAGTCTttttaatacacatttattaataaattaacaaataaatcattattaataaaatattgtacgaagatttttaaaatgtagaaCAAGGAAGATGTATTTTATGTTTAGAAGTTCTTTTTTACGTCCAGAAATTTGGATTACTTATTAAACTTACTTAAACAAGAGTAGGTAAACAAACATTCCTTGTATTTTATGTTgtagtttttgtttgatatttctgaaaataatgtttttgccTATGAgattcaattatttcaaaaacttagcAAAAACTactagtaaaaaaacattatgatTAACAACCACATATatccaaaaatgcacaaaacatAGGGTGTTTTACTTATTGACAGTCGAGTCCTTGAAAAATTAACCAATGAAATGTCTTTGACTTGACATCATACGTTAGTGTAGTGGGtgaaaaacttgttttataatttttacggGTTGTTTTTTCGCGTGTTTAATGCACAAATAACtgattttttatcgaaaatgtgCAGCTCGCAGCCAAACGGATTACGCAGCTTTTGAAAACGACACGATGGAGGTTAAGGTTAGTTATTTTTCTTATGTTAAGTCAGTTTAGTTCTGTTTCAAATGAATACAACATACAATTATGCTAACCCTGAAAATGCAATAAAGCCGAGTTTTATTTATCTGAGTAAATTGAGGACGACAAAAGGAAAAGATGCACAGGGTCGGACTACGGTTTGGGAGCCTTTAGGGCCTAAACTAATGTTAATACTaatacttttttctttaccCTGATTTTACGTAATTCATAACTTGTAAgtgatgtttttaataaaaaattggcttTACTGTAGAGAAGATTTACTCTTCTCTTACTCTTACGATTATTTTGCGCCGcaaaaccattttttcaagAGATGTTGTCAAAACTAGCCAAATTATTTACACACCCatagttgtaaattttttgtttatttagtgCATATGAGGTACTTACCTTCTTATCCAATTTTAGCGGATTCTGGcttacttcaaaaaatttcgcgaaagaaaaaattatgattcgtAAGAAAAGTTGGACAGTGCTGTGATAaggaattataaaaaaaacagaaaaccaaaaagaacgaaaaaaaaaaataaaaaacgatacAGCTGAAGTATAATCTGTAAATTAACGTTCTAGACTTCCATTGACTGTTTCAATTTGCATAGTTTTGGATAATCTTTTGACTTGATGACGCCCACGCAAACCGTTTTAGGTTTTtgtttaatagaaaaattctacATACAGCTCCTAGCGTCGCTGCTGCTATTAGAAGCCCCACAAGGGCggcatttttgtaattatccCACTTGCTTCCCTCGTCATGCGGGCACTCTGGCGGGGGCTCCTGTTTAGCTTGTGGACATTCGCTTTCCAGAGTGGGTTTGACTGGACAATCCTCTGGATTAATGTGGGGCAGTTtctgcaaatttttcattaagtgtgtctaacaaaATATTAAGGAGGTACCGATGGTGGAGGAGGTGGGGGCGGGGTGCAAGGATGGATATCAACAGGTTTACACTCTTTCAAGACCAGTTTAGGGcgtttttgggtttttttctCTTCACAAGCTTTGTTTTTACCATCTTGTACCTTTTTGTTCCCATCGTCGCTACTTTTTGAATAGAACCGTGTCGGGTGGGTAAACTGGACCCGCTGAAGGGCTGGAAATATCGGAATTCAAGTCTGGACCCACCTGAAGGTGGCTCAGCTCACCTAGACATCGGGAGGCCTCAACTGGGGATCTCTGGAGGATTTTGATTGTTACGTTCTTTAGTTGCAAGAGATGGTTAATCCGGAACATTTCTTAAATGCGTCGAGGTGGAAGTTGGgagaatttaattgaaaagcATTGCTGAGCTGAATGATAAATgacaaaagtaaaaatgacACTATTATGTGAAATTTTTCAGTCTTGATGAGAAATACTGTAACTGTGAGGTCCCGTAGTcgttttgcaacaattatTAGAGGATTAGAACCAACACTAACACTTTTTGCCGAATTTTTGAGCTCACGTTTTTCATCAGGGaaaacataacctcaaactCGTCCAAGAATTCACGAAACGGtaaataaaaagattaaaaggCACATGAGTCAGTTACACAGTTTTTGATGAACTGTGTGGAAAATGTTCAAGTTGATATGaatattatgttttatttgccacaaaaaactaatttttgatTGTATAACTGGTTGTCTACACAACACATCcgtattgttatttttttttaaaaattatttcgaacaattttaattttttggtttgctTTGGATTAGATATTACTGGTTGAAATAGATCggtaatttttatgtattcACCGTTTTTGCTCACTAAATTTTAAGTGTATTCATGTGAGgaagaaaaaaacacataagCGATCctatgtaaaaatttattcagtaCTTTTGCATAACTTTAATTAGCTCTACATAGAGCATATTTACAACATCctttgcaaaaatgaagtccAAGTGATCGAATAGGTCGTACGGTATGAAATAATCATTAGCTACATTTCCAAGATTCTTTACTACAGTTTGCGCATCCTGAAATATTTCCAACTTAAAGTGTAGTCAATAATGAATTCGAGAATTACCAAGTAGTTCACCAGCTGGTCATTTTTTCCATAATAAACAGCCACAGGTGCTGAAATTTTCGACAAATCATAGGCCGGGGGTGTATCGGTTCCATAAATTtccttgtttttttctttactgCCAAAATCAAACTGCGAAAATCCACCTAAATAATTTGGATtagaattcaattaaaaatccaaaaggGCCTTTTACCATTTTTGATAAGTTGGCCATAGTGATAAAGCTGTTTCATGGCTGCGTTTGAGGGTGCATT
The sequence above is a segment of the Tribolium castaneum strain GA2 chromosome 9, icTriCast1.1, whole genome shotgun sequence genome. Coding sequences within it:
- the AIF gene encoding apoptosis-inducing factor 1, mitochondrial isoform X2; the encoded protein is MFRINHLLQLKNVTIKILQRSPVEASRCLALQRVQFTHPTRFYSKSSDDGNKKKLPHINPEDCPVKPTLESECPQAKQEPPPECPHDEGSKWDNYKNAALVGLLIAAATLGALYYVGYFEDKSKPKKIVAAKKKKTKRAPVKDPLHSKEIPNQVPYLLIGGGTASFAAFRAIKSADPTAKVLVVTNESFHPYMRPPLSKEMWFNEDEESVKKLIFKQWNGSERNLYYEPEDFYIKCQDLLKNENGGVAVARGYKVTRLDVVNRIAYLEDGYAIEYNKCLIATGATPKMLNVFEAACADPQIDEKVKVFRNIYDFEEVYDAFEESKSIAIIGGGFLGSELACALARKGKRKKKTVYQVFREHGNMGKILPEYLSSWTTNKVKAEGVNVVNNNEVIGVKHEDGKLVLILSDGKMIRVDNVILAVGVEPNTELAQKSGLEVDPELGGFLVNTELMARSNLYIAGDCACFYDVKLGRRRVEHHDHAVVTGRLAGENMTGGIKPYLHQSMFWSDLGPDVGYEAIGIVDSSLPTVGVFAKASDKDTPKAVVTETGEGIRSKMEAQEQKTGAETEHKEEKKDKKEDYGKGVIFYLRDDVVVGIVLWNVFNRMSIARQVLKDERKYDDLNEVAKLFNIHED
- the AIF gene encoding apoptosis-inducing factor 1, mitochondrial isoform X1, translated to MFRINHLLQLKNVTIKILQRSPVEASRCLALQRVQFTHPTRFYSKSSDDGNKKVQDGKNKACEEKKTQKRPKLVLKECKPVDIHPCTPPPPPPPSKLPHINPEDCPVKPTLESECPQAKQEPPPECPHDEGSKWDNYKNAALVGLLIAAATLGALYYVGYFEDKSKPKKIVAAKKKKTKRAPVKDPLHSKEIPNQVPYLLIGGGTASFAAFRAIKSADPTAKVLVVTNESFHPYMRPPLSKEMWFNEDEESVKKLIFKQWNGSERNLYYEPEDFYIKCQDLLKNENGGVAVARGYKVTRLDVVNRIAYLEDGYAIEYNKCLIATGATPKMLNVFEAACADPQIDEKVKVFRNIYDFEEVYDAFEESKSIAIIGGGFLGSELACALARKGKRKKKTVYQVFREHGNMGKILPEYLSSWTTNKVKAEGVNVVNNNEVIGVKHEDGKLVLILSDGKMIRVDNVILAVGVEPNTELAQKSGLEVDPELGGFLVNTELMARSNLYIAGDCACFYDVKLGRRRVEHHDHAVVTGRLAGENMTGGIKPYLHQSMFWSDLGPDVGYEAIGIVDSSLPTVGVFAKASDKDTPKAVVTETGEGIRSKMEAQEQKTGAETEHKEEKKDKKEDYGKGVIFYLRDDVVVGIVLWNVFNRMSIARQVLKDERKYDDLNEVAKLFNIHED